The uncultured Celeribacter sp. genome includes the window CCACAGCCCAGAAAGATGTCATTGCCGCCGCCGTTCATGACCACCCAATCCCAAGTCCCGCCACGGTATTGTTTGGCGATATTCAGCCCCAACGCGCCAGTGATCGGCAGCGGATAGACAATCCGCGCGGCCCCGACCGCCCGGTTGACCACGGGTTCTCCCAGATCGTCGGCCAGAACGTCCGCCAGAGAGCGCCCTGAAACGGAATGCCAGGCCACCATGGAATCTCCCATCGCCAGAATACGGGCTGCGGGCACAGCGGCGTCTTTGCCGGTGCCCGGGCCGGGCTCCGACATCGGTTCAGCCGCGGCGACCGAGACCGTTACAGCCTCCGTCTCCGATGCGGACTGTACGCAACCGGCCTGCGTGACCGCCACGACCAGACTTATGATCGCCGCAATCCGCCCTGCCTGTCGTCTGAATGCCATGGTGCTGCGCCCCCCCTGCGCTCTGTCCGGTGTCATCTGGCTTGACCGCACCGCTATCGGTGCCAAGTCCGGCGCCAT containing:
- a CDS encoding SGNH/GDSL hydrolase family protein, with translation MAFRRQAGRIAAIISLVVAVTQAGCVQSASETEAVTVSVAAAEPMSEPGPGTGKDAAVPAARILAMGDSMVAWHSVSGRSLADVLADDLGEPVVNRAVGAARIVYPLPITGALGLNIAKQYRGGTWDWVVMNGGGNDIFLGCGCKACEHKVDRMVSETGAEGMIPDLMRDIRASGARVIYLGYLRSPGVGSIIDSCLPAGNRFEERLARMAEADPGIYFLSLADLVPEGDRSFHGIDMIHPSVKGSQAIAHRVAALIKKADATR